The following proteins are encoded in a genomic region of Zea mays cultivar B73 chromosome 9, Zm-B73-REFERENCE-NAM-5.0, whole genome shotgun sequence:
- the LOC100192351 gene encoding asparagine synthetase [glutamine-hydrolyzing] 1: protein MCGILAVLGCSDCSQARRARILACSRRLKHRGPDWSGLYQHEGNFLAQQRLAIVSPLSGDQPLFNEDRTVVVVANGEIYNHKNVRKQFTGAHSFSTGSDCEVIIPLYEKYGENFVDMLDGVFAFVLYDTRDRTYVAARDAIGVNPLYIGWGSDGSVWMSSEMKALNEDCVRFEIFPPGHLYSSAAGGFRRWYTPHWFQEQVPRTPYQPLVLREAFEKAVIKRLMTDVPFGVLLSGGLDSSLVASVTKRHLVKTDAAGKFGTELHSFVVGLEGSPDLKAAREVADYLGTTHHEFHFTVQDGIDAIEEVIYHDETYDVTTIRASTPMFLMARKIKSLGVKMVLSGEGSDELLGGYLYFHFAPNREELHRETCRKVKALHQYDCLRANKATSAWGLEVRVPFLDKEFVDVAMGMDPEWKMYDKNLGRIEKWVLRKAFDDEEHPYLPEHILYRQKEQFSDGVGYNWIDGLKAFTEQQVDGRRRS, encoded by the exons ATGTGTGGCATCTTAGCCGTGCTCGGATGCTCCGACTGCTCCCAGGCCAGGAGGGCTCGCATCCTCGCCTGCTCCAGAAG GCTGAAGCACAGGGGCCCCGACTGGTCGGGCCTCTACCAGCACGAGGGCAACTTCCTGGCGCAGCAGCGGCTCGCCATCGTCTCCCCGCTGTCCGGCGACCAGCCGCTGTTCAACGAGGACCGCACCGTCGTGGTGGTG GCCAATGGAGAGATCTACAACCACAAGAACGTCCGGAAGCAGTTCACCGGCGCGCACAGCTTCAGCACCGGCAGTGACTGCGAGGTCATCATCCCCCTG TACGAGAAGTACGGCGAGAACTTCGTGGACATGCTGGACGGAGTCTTCGCGTTCGTGCTCTACGACACGCGAGACAGGACCTACGTGGCGGCACGCGACGCCATCGGCGTCAACCCGCTCTACATCGGCTGGGGCAGCGACG GTTCCGTCTGGATGTCGTCCGAGATGAAGGCGCTGAACGAGGACTGCGTGCGCTTCGAGATCTTCCCGCCGGGGCACCTCTACTCCAGCGCCGCCGGCGGGTTCCGCCGGTGGTACACCCCGCACTGGTTCCAGGAGCAGGTGCCCCGGACGCCGTACCAGCCGCTCGTCCTTAGAGAGGCCTTCGAGAAG GCGGTTATCAAGAGGCTCATGACCGACGTCCCGTTCGGGGTCCTCCTCTCCGGCGGCCTCGACTCCTCCCTCGTCGCCTCCGTCACCAAGCGCCACCTCGTCAAGACCGACGCCGCCGGAAAGTTCGGCACAGAGCTCCACTCCTTCGTCGTCGGCCTCGAG GGCTCCCCTGACCTGAAGGCCGCACGAGAGGTCGCTGACTACCTCGGAACCACCCATCACGAGTTCCATTTCACCGTACAG GACGGCATCGACGCGATCGAGGAGGTGATCTACCACGACGAGACGTACGACGTGACGACGATCCGGGCCAGCACGCCCATGTTCCTGATGGCTCGCAAGATCAAGTCGCTGGGCGTGAAGATGGTGCTGTCCGGGGAGGGCTCCGACGAGCTCCTGGGCGGCTACCTCTACTTCCACTTCGCCCCCAACAGGGAGGAGCTCCACAGGGAGACCTGCCGCAAGGTGAAGGCCCTGCACCAGTACGACTGCCTGCGCGCCAACAAGGCGACGTCGGCGTGGGGCCTGGAGGTCCGCGTGCCGTTCCTCGACAAGGAGTTCGTCGACGTCGCGATGGGCATGGACCCCGAATGGAAAATG TACGACAAGAACCTGGGTCGCATCGAGAAGTGGGTCCTGAGGAAGGCGTTCGACGACGAGGAGCACCCTTACCTGCCCGAG CATATTCTGTACAGGCAGAAAGAACAGTTCAGTGACGGAGTGGGCTACAACTGGATCGATGGACTCAAAGCCTTCACCGAACAGCAGGTTGATGGTCGTCGTCGAAGTTAG
- the LOC100276738 gene encoding Protein trichome birefringence-like 3 → MVQIQIAAVKRMKGRAPLSVVVAIIGGLALAGVIFTDDLRSLTEIMEKKGKAKEHKRTTSLHAGTTTRKMPLTPPPQPAKAAFDPSRCSVTEGYWAYNRSKELLYTDQTCPFIDRQVSCQRNGRPDSDYLRWDWHLDDCSLPRFDPVALLETLRGKRMMFVGDSLQMGQWLSMVCLVNSAVPYTARSMERSTTLSVFTATEYNATIEFYWAPYLVEANSDRNIRLGADGRVLHVDAVELHARHWKGVDILVFDSYVWWMTGSRIKSVWGSFGDDGYEELDAWVAFRLGLKTWANWVDANIDPNATRVFFMSISTTHMRSEDWGREGGIRCYNETLPVTRKGYWGSGADRRMMEVMSDVVGRMRVPVTLLNVTQLTEHRVDAHVSVYTETGGELLTDAQRADPQTYTDCIHWCVPGVPDTWNQILYAHL, encoded by the exons ATGGTTCAGATTCAGATAGCAGCGGTGAAGCGGATGAAGGGGCGGGCCCCGCTGTCAGTGGTGGTGGCAATCATCGGCGGGCTGGCTCTAGCGGGCGTCATCTTCACCGACGACCTCCGCTCACTCACTG AGATCATGGAGAAGAAGGGGAAAGCGAAGGAGCACAAGAGGACGACGTCTCTACATGCCGGGACGACGACGAGGAAGATGCCGCTAACGCCGCCGCCGCAGCCGGCGAAGGCAGCGTTCGACCCGAGCCGGTGCAGCGTGACGGAGGGGTACTGGGCGTACAACAGGTCCAAGGAGCTGCTTTACACGGACCAAACATGCCCGTTCATCGACAGGCAGGTCTCTTGCCAGAGGAACGGCAGGCCGGACAGCGACTACCTGCGCTGGGATTGGCACCTAGACGACTGCAGTCTCCCAAG GTTCGACCCGGTGGCGTTGCTGGAGACGCTGCGGGGGAAGCGGATGATGTTCGTTGGCGACTCGCTGCAGATGGGGCAGTGGCTCTCCATGGTCTGCCTCGTCAACTCCGCCGTGCCCTACACCGCGCGGTCCATGGAGCGCAGCACCACCCTGTCCGTCTTCACCGCCACG GAGTACAACGCGACGATCGAGTTCTACTGGGCGCCGTACCTGGTGGAGGCCAACTCCGACCGCAACATCCGGCTGGGGGCCGACGGCCGCGTGCTCCACGTCGACGCCGTCGAGCTGCACGCTAGGCACTGGAAGGGCGTGGACATCCTCGTCTTCGACAGCTACGTGTGGTGGATGACCGGCAGCAGGATCAAATCAGT GTGGGGGTCGTTCGGGGACGACGGGTACGAGGAGCTGGACGCCTGGGTCGCGTTCCGGCTTGGACTCAAGACATGGGCCAACTGGGTGGACGCCAACATCGATCCCAACGCCACAAGGGTCTTCTTCATGTCGATCTCCACCACGCACATGAG GAGCGAGGACTGGGGCCGGGAGGGCGGCATCCGGTGCTACAACGAGACGTTGCCCGTCACGCGGAAGGGGTACTGGGGCAGCGGCGCGGACCGGCGGATGATGGAGGTGATGTCCGACGTGGTGGGCCGGATGCGGGTGCCCGTGACGCTGCTCAACGTCACGCAGCTGACGGAGCACCGCGTCGACGCCCACGTCTCCGTGTACACCGAGACCGGCGGCGAGCTGCTCACCGACGCGCAGAGGGCCGACCCGCAGACGTACACGGACTGCATCCACTGGTGCGTGCCCGGCGTGCCGGACACGTGGAACCAGATCCTCTACGCGCACTTGTAG
- the LOC100274457 gene encoding putative DUF231 domain containing family protein, producing the protein MLPSRRKSAVLGVVALSSSVLILLHAFSLPAASALSVGLARRHRHDATPGLAAGGCDVFSGSWVLDGGSSASAAYTGYNCPLIDAEFNCQLYGRPDSDYLRYLWKPAGCELPRFDGADFLTRMKGKTVMFVGDSLGRNQWESLVCLLHAAAPQSPAQLVSADPLYTYKFLEYQVTVSFYRAPYLVDIDVVQGKRVLMLDDISENAESWRDADVLSFNSGHWWTHTGSMQGWDYMGESGRYYEDMDRTVAFQRGLTTWASWVDLNLDQAKTRVFFQSMSPTHYSSKEWPNPVSKNCYGETAPATGLNSTGQASGQDQVIQAVLRGMKSPVRLLDITALSAMRKDAHPSAYSGDFSPAQRANPGAGSVDCSHWCLPGLPDTWNQLFYTLLFYK; encoded by the exons ATGCTGCCGTCCCGCAGGAAGAGTGCCGTCCTCGGCGTCGTCGCGTTGTCCTCCTCCGTCCTCATCCTGCTCCACGCCTTCTCTCTCCCGGCAGCCTCTGCGCTCTCCGTCGGCCTGGCGCGGCGCCACAGGCACGATGCCACGCCCGGGCTGGCCGCCGGCGGCTGCGACGTCTTCAGCGGCAGCTGGGTCCTCGACGGCGGTAGCTCGGCCTCGGCGGCGTACACCGGGTACAACTGCCCGCTCATCGACGCGGAGTTCAACTGCCAGCTCTACGGCCGCCCGGACTCCGACTACCTCCGGTACCTCTGGAAGCCGGCCGGCTGCGAGCTACCGAG GTTCGATGGCGCGGACTTCCTGACGCGGATGAAGGGGAAGACGGTGATGTTCGTGGGCGACTCGCTGGGGCGCAACCAGTGGGAGTCGCTCGTCTGCCTGCTGCACGCCGCCGCGCCGCAGTCGCCGGCGCAGCTCGTCTCCGCGGACCCTTTGTACACCTACAAGTTCCTG GAGTACCAGGTGACGGTATCCTTCTACCGCGCGCCGTACCTGGTGGACATCGACGTGGTCCAGGGGAAGCGGGTGCTGATGCTGGACGACATCTCCGAGAACGCCGAGTCGTGGCGCGACGCCGACGTGCTCTCCTTCAACTCCGGCCACTGGTGGACGCACACCGGCTCGATGCAGGG GTGGGACTACATGGGCGAGTCTGGGCGATACTACGAGGACATGGACCGCACGGTGGCGTTCCAGCGCGGCCTCACCACCTGGGCCAGCTGGGTGGACCTCAACCTCGATCAAGCCAAGACCCGTGTCTTCTTCCAGTCCATGTCGCCCACGCACTACAG CTCGAAGGAATGGCCCAACCCGGTGTCGAAGAACTGCTACGGCGAGACGGCACCGGCGACCGGGCTCAACTCGACCGGCCAGGCCTCGGGCCAGGACCAGGTGATCCAGGCCGTGCTGCGGGGCATGAAGAGCCCCGTCCGTCTCCTCGACATCACGGCGCTGTCGGCGATGCGGAAGGACGCGCACCCGTCGGCATACAGCGGCGACTTCTCGCCGGCGCAGCGCGCCAACCCCGGCGCCGGCTCCGTTGACTGCAGCCACTGGTGCCTTCCCGGCCTCCCGGACACCTGGAACCAGCTCTTCTACACACTCCTCTTCTACAAATAG